The genomic region CTCTGGGTTCGGGCAGCAGCAAACTCGGTCATCAGGCTGACCCCACAGTGACTCACCAACTTCCCAGCCCACTCCAAAGACGATTCACGCAGGGTCTTTCCACCAAGGAGGATCAAGACTTCTCCTTCTTCACGAATAACCCGGGCACAATGTTCCAATGCTTTCTTTGATACTTTCCTAGCAGCAGGGACGGTAGGTACTGGGGGAGCTTGCTTGAATTCACCGGCATCTTGCCACGCGGTATCTGCTGGCAGGATCAGTGAGGCGATGCAGCCGGGAGCCCTCTTTGCTTCAGCGATTGCTTGAGCTGTTGTGGCAGCCACCTCCGTAGGATTACGAGCAGTTTTCACCCAGTCCGACATGGGCCGTGCAATTCCTTCGATATCTGCATTTAGGGGAGCATCATGCTCGATGTGGTAGGTAGCGTGTTCCCCGATGACGTTGACCATCGGTGTGTGAGCCTTGCGGGCGTTGTGAATGTTGGAAAGCCCATTCGCCAATCCTGGTCCTGTGTGTAGTAGGGTGGCAGCTGGCTCATCCTTCATCCTGGCGTAGCCATCGGCAGCTCCTGTGACCACTCCCTCAAAGAGCCCCAATACGCATTCCAGACCCTCCACCCGATCCAAGGCCGCACAGAAGTGCATCTCCGAGGTACCTGGATTCGCAAAGCAGACCTTGATACCCCCAGAAACCAGGGTTCGGATCAGTTGTTCCGCACCATTCATGAATTTCTCCCAGTTGGTAAATCAGAAAGATAAAGCCCTAAGACCTGCTGTCGCACCATTGGATCTGCAAATCGGTAAACTGCACGGTCCATCAAATAGTGAACAAATCCACTCGCAAAAGCCAGCCCCAGACAGAATGTGAGTACACTTGGCTCCACTAACAAAGCCTGCCAGCCAGGAATCCACTCTGCTCCAAGGCCATTCGAGAAATCAACTGAGTCCATTTCCAGAAATGGTACCGCGACGATGGTCATTAGCACCCAGACCCCGACAATTCTCCATCCGGAATGATTCTTGGGAGAGTCGATGGAGTGGGCGTGTCCCCCAATACCCACCGCAACCAGCCAGTGCTGTACGCTGATCAGTACCAGAAACGCCAGCGGAGAAATCCACCAGGCAGCATTGGCAAGTAAGAACAGGCTGAGCAAGTAGGCTTGATAGGCCAGCGAGCAGTTTTGTGCTGTCAATTTGCGCCAAGCCATTAAAGAGACCAAACACACCGCTCCTCGGAGTGTCAAGATACTAGCTGCATCAAATGATAGCCAAGTTAAGCTCAGCAGCCCCTCCT from SAR324 cluster bacterium harbors:
- a CDS encoding thiamine pyrophosphate-binding protein, giving the protein MNGAEQLIRTLVSGGIKVCFANPGTSEMHFCAALDRVEGLECVLGLFEGVVTGAADGYARMKDEPAATLLHTGPGLANGLSNIHNARKAHTPMVNVIGEHATYHIEHDAPLNADIEGIARPMSDWVKTARNPTEVAATTAQAIAEAKRAPGCIASLILPADTAWQDAGEFKQAPPVPTVPAARKVSKKALEHCARVIREEGEVLILLGGKTLRESSLEWAGKLVSHCGVSLMTEFAAARTQ